The Mucilaginibacter mallensis genome has a segment encoding these proteins:
- a CDS encoding vWA domain-containing protein, with protein sequence MSLFSGIEFAYPGFFWLLLIIPLMIAYYGWRNQQLQGTLGMSTTKSFGVSPKSSMRIFRHYGIVLRSLAFIAIIFALARPQTALSWDNETTEGIDIMIATDISGSMLSEDFKPNRLEAGKNIAIDFIKNRPDDRIGLVVFSGESFTQCPLTIDHDVLINLFSDIKNGMIDDGTAIGMGLATAVSRLKDSEAKSKVIILLTDGVNNTGSIPPLTGAEIAKQFGVRVYTVGVGTNGSAPYPFKDQFGNTHYQMIPVDLDEGTLSKIASITGGKYFRAHNNTELSQIYQQIDKLEKVKIAVTQYHKKTERFLPFAIIALILLSLEFLLSNTIFKGALT encoded by the coding sequence ATGAGTTTGTTTAGCGGAATAGAATTTGCATACCCCGGTTTTTTCTGGCTGCTGCTCATCATCCCTTTAATGATAGCCTATTATGGGTGGCGCAACCAGCAGTTACAGGGCACACTGGGCATGTCCACAACCAAAAGTTTTGGTGTATCGCCCAAAAGCTCCATGCGTATTTTCAGGCATTATGGCATTGTACTGCGGTCGCTGGCATTTATAGCTATCATATTTGCGCTGGCGAGGCCTCAAACCGCCTTAAGCTGGGATAATGAAACTACCGAGGGTATCGACATTATGATCGCCACCGATATTTCGGGCAGTATGCTCTCCGAGGATTTTAAGCCTAACCGCCTGGAAGCCGGTAAAAATATCGCCATTGATTTTATCAAAAACCGTCCGGACGACCGTATTGGTCTAGTGGTGTTCAGTGGTGAAAGCTTTACGCAATGCCCTTTAACTATCGATCATGATGTGCTGATCAATTTATTCAGCGATATCAAGAATGGGATGATCGACGATGGTACAGCAATAGGCATGGGTCTGGCCACAGCGGTTAGCCGTTTAAAGGATAGCGAAGCAAAAAGCAAGGTAATTATATTACTTACCGATGGTGTAAATAACACTGGTTCTATCCCGCCATTAACAGGTGCAGAAATTGCCAAACAATTTGGTGTAAGGGTTTATACCGTTGGTGTGGGCACCAATGGCTCGGCGCCGTATCCGTTTAAAGATCAGTTTGGCAATACCCATTATCAGATGATCCCGGTTGATCTGGATGAGGGTACGCTTTCAAAAATCGCCAGCATAACCGGCGGTAAATATTTCAGGGCGCATAACAATACAGAGCTATCGCAGATCTATCAGCAGATAGATAAACTGGAAAAAGTTAAAATAGCGGTTACACAATATCATAAAAAAACCGAACGCTTTTTACCTTTTGCCATAATTGCACTCATACTGTTATCGCTTGAGTTTTTATTAAGTAATACAATTTTTAAAGGAGCTTTAACCTGA
- a CDS encoding VWA domain-containing protein yields MLRFAHTYFLWALLLVPLFVVLFMLMRRWKKKALAAFGDRAVIGRIMPEVSFSRPTLKFIFFIVAYALLIIGLADPQIGTRTEEKKSKGADIMILLDVSNSMLAQDFPPNRLENAKRALSQLIDNLHDDRIGIIVFAGEAYVQLPMTTDYSAAKLFLNTINTNIVPVQGTAIGAAIDMGMKSYDFKDNTSKAMILMTDGENHEDDAVVAAESAHDKAVVIHVVGFGSPQGAPVPIYDNGKQIGFHTDSAGHTVISKLSEDMCKEIATAGHGIYIRATSANSGLGIVMDQIGKMQQKTYDSKQFKDFEDRFQFFLAIAMLLLVAEFFISNRKSLRLSRLKLFEVKKP; encoded by the coding sequence ATGCTACGTTTCGCACATACTTATTTTTTATGGGCCCTCCTATTGGTACCGCTATTTGTGGTGCTGTTTATGCTGATGCGCAGGTGGAAAAAGAAAGCGCTTGCTGCTTTTGGCGATAGAGCCGTTATCGGGCGCATCATGCCCGAGGTATCTTTCTCACGGCCGACGTTAAAATTCATTTTCTTCATCGTCGCTTATGCTTTGCTCATCATCGGCCTCGCCGACCCGCAGATAGGTACACGTACCGAGGAGAAAAAGAGCAAGGGCGCCGATATTATGATCCTGCTGGATGTATCAAACAGTATGCTTGCACAGGACTTCCCTCCAAACCGTTTGGAGAACGCAAAAAGGGCCTTATCCCAGCTGATCGATAACTTACATGATGATCGTATAGGTATCATCGTTTTCGCGGGCGAGGCTTACGTACAGCTCCCCATGACTACCGATTACTCGGCAGCCAAATTATTCTTAAATACCATCAACACCAATATAGTGCCCGTGCAGGGCACAGCCATTGGCGCGGCTATTGATATGGGCATGAAATCATACGACTTTAAGGATAACACCAGCAAAGCCATGATACTCATGACAGATGGTGAAAACCATGAGGATGATGCCGTTGTAGCTGCTGAAAGCGCCCACGATAAAGCTGTAGTTATACATGTGGTTGGCTTTGGATCGCCGCAGGGGGCACCTGTACCGATTTATGATAACGGAAAACAAATCGGGTTCCATACTGATAGTGCGGGCCACACCGTTATAAGCAAGCTGAGTGAGGATATGTGTAAGGAAATTGCTACCGCAGGCCATGGTATCTATATCAGGGCCACCAGTGCCAACAGTGGTTTGGGCATTGTGATGGACCAGATAGGTAAAATGCAGCAAAAAACTTATGACAGCAAACAGTTTAAGGATTTTGAGGACCGTTTCCAGTTTTTCCTGGCGATAGCGATGCTGTTGCTGGTTGCGGAGTTCTTTATCTCCAACAGGAAAAGTTTAAGGTTAAGCAGGTTGAAATTGTTTGAAGTGAAAAAACCATGA
- a CDS encoding tetratricopeptide repeat protein: MKQFIIAILLLFTGSALFAQDAKTYIHEGNELYSQKKYKDAEADYRKSVEKKNQSLEGNFNLGDALYKQKRYDDAVKNFNNIAATNANPLVKAGAYHNLGNALLSGKKYDESIDAYKKALLNNPKDDETRYNLAYAQEMLKKQQQQNKNNQNNQNNQNNQNNKNQNKNDKNNQDKKNQDKNNQDKNNQDKNQQNKDQQDKQNQQNQQQPNKVSKDDAQRMLDALNNQEQGTQDKLKNKKLKGGKAHIDKDW, encoded by the coding sequence ATGAAGCAGTTTATTATAGCCATATTATTGTTATTTACCGGTTCTGCACTTTTTGCGCAGGATGCGAAAACATATATCCACGAGGGTAATGAATTGTATAGTCAGAAAAAATACAAGGATGCCGAAGCAGATTACCGTAAATCGGTAGAAAAAAAGAACCAGAGCCTGGAGGGTAATTTTAACCTTGGCGATGCCCTGTACAAGCAAAAAAGGTATGACGACGCGGTAAAGAACTTTAACAATATCGCCGCCACAAACGCAAACCCGTTAGTTAAGGCAGGGGCGTATCATAATTTGGGTAACGCTTTACTATCCGGCAAAAAATATGATGAGAGTATCGATGCCTATAAAAAAGCGCTGCTCAACAACCCAAAGGACGACGAAACCCGTTATAACCTGGCCTATGCGCAGGAAATGCTTAAAAAACAACAGCAACAAAATAAGAACAATCAAAATAACCAGAACAACCAAAACAATCAGAATAACAAGAATCAAAACAAGAACGATAAGAACAACCAGGATAAAAAGAACCAGGATAAGAACAATCAGGATAAGAACAATCAGGACAAGAACCAGCAAAATAAAGATCAGCAGGACAAGCAGAACCAGCAAAATCAGCAGCAGCCCAATAAGGTATCAAAAGATGATGCCCAACGCATGCTGGATGCCCTGAATAACCAGGAACAGGGCACGCAGGATAAACTGAAAAATAAAAAACTAAAAGGCGGTAAAGCGCATATTGATAAAGACTGGTAA
- a CDS encoding BatD family protein: MKKGYYILSFLLLWTTLLFADPKFTAIASKSEVAVGEQFEVDFSLDGGGEHFIPPDFRGFQVLSGPNPSTSMTSINGVTTYNTTYGYIVTATKEGTLTIDAAAIISAGHTLTTNSLKIKVKGQFTQAQQQAQQQQGIQPAASAPADDAQPATQDLSKQLFIRAEVDKSNVYVGEQITLDYKLYTRVGILASQPDKAPDLNGFWNQDVVNKDQQHPVWKTEMYKGLKYNTVVIKQTVLFPEHAGDLIIDPFAITFLAQIQLPSRNMLDDMYGNVKNVKYQAKSTPLTIHVNPLPEAGKPANFSGAVGEFAVYADADKRELKANETLNYTFEITGKGNLNLINAPKLNPPVDFEKYDPKTDDHITVDATGVSGSRKYSYLLIPRHQGDYTLNSVDFSYFNPATKRYVTLPSKAFSIKVNKGDVQVNVPAFNSADQQDIKMLGNDIRYIKSSSPGLYKEGDGFYNSALFYVLLLLGPTLFAGAFFYRSWLTQYNSDAVLVKSRLANKIAAKHLAAAQKELTTGNKQAFYEAIAKGLFGYLSDKLNIPAADLNRENIADKMKAKSLDGTLIKKLEDTMDMCEMARFAPSTSIAQQEVFENAKNIINEIEDKI, translated from the coding sequence ATGAAAAAGGGATACTACATATTATCTTTCCTACTGTTATGGACAACATTGCTGTTTGCCGACCCCAAGTTTACAGCAATCGCAAGCAAGAGCGAGGTAGCCGTAGGGGAGCAATTCGAGGTTGATTTTTCATTAGATGGAGGCGGCGAGCATTTTATACCGCCTGACTTTCGTGGATTCCAGGTATTGTCGGGCCCTAACCCGTCAACCAGTATGACATCCATCAATGGTGTTACTACCTACAATACCACCTATGGTTATATTGTAACTGCCACCAAAGAGGGAACGTTGACTATTGATGCAGCAGCTATTATATCCGCAGGGCATACATTAACCACAAACTCCTTAAAAATAAAAGTAAAAGGGCAGTTTACACAGGCCCAGCAGCAAGCGCAGCAACAACAGGGTATACAACCTGCAGCATCTGCCCCGGCTGATGACGCGCAACCGGCCACGCAGGATCTGTCCAAACAATTATTTATAAGGGCCGAGGTTGATAAGAGCAATGTTTATGTAGGTGAGCAAATCACCCTTGATTATAAATTATATACCCGTGTAGGCATATTGGCCAGTCAGCCGGATAAAGCGCCTGACCTGAACGGTTTCTGGAACCAGGATGTGGTAAATAAAGACCAGCAGCACCCGGTGTGGAAAACAGAAATGTACAAGGGGCTTAAATATAATACCGTTGTAATCAAACAAACCGTGCTGTTCCCTGAACATGCCGGCGATCTGATCATTGACCCATTTGCCATTACCTTTTTAGCGCAGATACAACTGCCATCACGCAATATGCTTGATGATATGTATGGCAATGTTAAAAATGTGAAGTACCAGGCTAAAAGCACTCCGCTCACTATACACGTAAACCCATTACCTGAGGCTGGTAAACCCGCAAATTTCAGTGGCGCTGTAGGCGAGTTCGCTGTTTATGCTGATGCAGATAAGAGAGAGCTGAAAGCCAACGAAACGCTTAATTACACTTTTGAGATCACAGGAAAGGGTAACCTTAACCTCATAAACGCGCCAAAACTTAACCCTCCCGTTGATTTTGAAAAGTATGATCCAAAAACAGACGATCATATTACGGTTGATGCTACCGGCGTTTCAGGCAGCAGAAAATACAGCTACCTGCTGATACCAAGGCACCAGGGCGATTATACGCTTAACTCTGTTGATTTCTCGTACTTTAACCCGGCTACAAAAAGGTATGTAACCTTACCGTCAAAGGCTTTCAGCATAAAAGTTAATAAAGGCGATGTGCAGGTAAATGTCCCGGCATTTAACTCGGCAGATCAGCAGGATATTAAGATGCTGGGCAATGATATCCGCTATATAAAATCATCATCACCTGGCTTATACAAAGAGGGCGATGGCTTTTATAATTCAGCATTGTTTTACGTATTGCTGTTGTTAGGCCCTACCCTTTTTGCAGGGGCATTCTTTTACCGAAGCTGGCTCACCCAATATAATAGTGATGCGGTATTGGTAAAAAGCAGGCTGGCCAATAAAATTGCTGCCAAACATTTAGCCGCTGCCCAAAAGGAATTAACTACAGGCAATAAACAAGCATTTTATGAAGCTATTGCCAAAGGTTTGTTTGGTTATCTGAGTGATAAGCTCAACATCCCGGCAGCTGATCTGAACAGGGAAAACATTGCTGATAAGATGAAGGCCAAATCGCTGGATGGCACACTGATCAAAAAATTAGAAGACACGATGGATATGTGCGAGATGGCCCGTTTCGCGCCATCAACAAGCATTGCACAACAGGAAGTATTTGAAAACGCAAAAAACATTATCAATGAAATTGAAGACAAGATATAA
- a CDS encoding tetratricopeptide repeat protein, whose protein sequence is MKLKTRYNPVKRGLYLLLLLALPLFSLADDNSALFEKGNTAYAKAQYPAAIKAYQQIVYGGYQSTVLYFNLGNAYFKQGDIPSALLYYEKAHKLSPGDEDINFNIYFANSKTTDKVEPQPEFFATQWWHNIILYYSASTLSVASVLLFIVGFLVLVLYLFTHIMLLKKASFFTGISMLVLGLIAIFIANRQVSYFDNHHQAIVFSNSVTATGSPNPTSKPIFVVHEGTKVNVVQDNGQWIEVELPNGNAGWIAATDVKEI, encoded by the coding sequence ATGAAATTGAAGACAAGATATAACCCCGTAAAGCGCGGCTTGTACCTACTTTTGCTGCTTGCCTTGCCATTGTTTTCGTTGGCCGATGACAACAGCGCGCTTTTTGAAAAAGGCAACACAGCCTATGCAAAAGCACAATACCCGGCAGCCATAAAAGCCTATCAGCAAATAGTTTATGGCGGCTACCAATCAACCGTGCTGTATTTTAATTTGGGCAATGCCTATTTTAAACAAGGCGATATCCCATCTGCATTGCTGTATTATGAAAAGGCGCATAAGCTTTCGCCCGGCGATGAGGACATCAACTTTAACATCTACTTCGCCAACTCAAAAACTACCGATAAAGTTGAGCCGCAACCGGAGTTTTTTGCTACCCAATGGTGGCATAATATCATCCTGTATTATTCAGCGAGTACCCTATCAGTAGCGAGTGTTTTACTTTTTATTGTTGGCTTTTTAGTGCTGGTGCTATACCTTTTTACCCATATTATGCTGCTTAAAAAGGCATCATTCTTTACAGGTATCAGCATGCTGGTTTTAGGGCTGATAGCCATATTTATTGCCAACAGGCAGGTAAGTTATTTTGATAATCATCACCAGGCCATAGTATTCAGCAATTCAGTAACGGCTACAGGTTCACCCAATCCTACCTCAAAACCAATTTTTGTGGTGCATGAGGGCACTAAAGTAAACGTGGTGCAGGATAACGGCCAGTGGATAGAGGTTGAGTTACCCAACGGTAATGCCGGCTGGATAGCAGCTACAGATGTAAAGGAGATCTAG
- the chrA gene encoding chromate efflux transporter, with translation MKSGSLYCDKEIYMDNTNLPENPLFKEALKFWFKLGWISFGGTAGHIALMHDFLVDKKKWISNSRFFHALSLCMLLPGPEAQQLAIYIGWQLHGKKGGLIAGILFVLPSMFILLALSIIYVSYGNLPWIYAMFNGLKPAVIAIIIIALFKVGQKALHSLLHYVVAAIAFICIFFYNISLPAIIAGTIVLALFIRYVKPSLLNIENKQDDNKYDDEQDYYINSVSTIPGTGFSIKQLLKQLATFSIFWLIPFLLFYLFSHDHLFWKGLILFFTQTAFFTIGGSYTVLPYVAQFAVTKLNWLSKMQMVDGFALAETTPGPLIIVVGFVGFMAAYNHFHASLWMGSIGLIATTFYTFLPCFLFIFAGGPIIEKTHGNALISAILTLVTAAVVGVILNLTFFLGKDIVFPGGVLLENLNIVSLSCICASLLLMLKFRMNVVYLILLSLLFGLARYFVGV, from the coding sequence ATGAAGAGCGGAAGTCTGTATTGTGATAAAGAGATTTATATGGATAACACCAACCTGCCGGAAAACCCCCTATTTAAAGAAGCATTAAAATTTTGGTTTAAACTAGGTTGGATAAGTTTTGGCGGCACCGCCGGGCACATCGCCTTAATGCATGATTTTTTGGTGGACAAAAAGAAGTGGATAAGCAACAGTCGATTTTTTCATGCGCTTAGCCTGTGTATGCTTTTGCCCGGCCCCGAAGCGCAGCAATTAGCCATTTATATTGGCTGGCAACTGCATGGCAAAAAAGGTGGCTTAATAGCCGGTATATTGTTTGTTCTGCCATCCATGTTCATATTGCTTGCATTAAGCATTATCTACGTATCATACGGCAACCTGCCCTGGATATATGCCATGTTTAACGGGTTAAAACCAGCCGTTATTGCTATTATCATTATCGCGTTGTTTAAAGTTGGGCAAAAGGCATTGCATAGTTTGTTGCATTACGTTGTAGCTGCCATAGCTTTCATATGCATCTTTTTTTACAATATCTCTTTGCCCGCCATTATTGCCGGTACAATAGTGCTGGCTTTATTTATCAGGTATGTTAAACCATCTTTATTAAACATTGAAAACAAACAGGATGACAATAAATATGATGATGAGCAGGATTACTATATCAATAGTGTTTCAACAATACCGGGTACAGGTTTCAGCATTAAACAATTATTAAAGCAATTGGCCACCTTTTCTATTTTTTGGCTGATTCCTTTCCTATTGTTTTATTTGTTTTCACATGATCATTTATTTTGGAAGGGCCTGATACTGTTTTTCACACAAACAGCATTCTTTACCATAGGCGGCTCGTATACCGTTTTACCTTATGTAGCACAGTTTGCCGTTACCAAACTAAATTGGTTATCAAAAATGCAAATGGTTGATGGCTTTGCCCTTGCAGAAACCACACCCGGCCCCTTAATTATTGTAGTAGGTTTTGTAGGATTTATGGCCGCTTATAATCATTTTCACGCCTCATTGTGGATGGGGAGCATCGGGCTTATTGCTACTACCTTTTACACTTTTTTACCCTGTTTCCTGTTTATTTTTGCAGGCGGCCCTATTATTGAAAAAACCCACGGCAATGCCCTTATCAGTGCAATTTTAACATTAGTTACAGCTGCGGTGGTGGGCGTTATCCTTAACCTTACTTTCTTTTTAGGTAAAGACATCGTTTTCCCGGGCGGTGTATTGTTAGAAAACCTTAACATCGTTTCCCTCAGCTGCATATGCGCTTCCTTATTGCTGATGTTAAAATTTAGGATGAATGTAGTTTACCTGATTTTACTGAGCCTTTTATTTGGCCTGGCCCGTTATTTTGTGGGTGTCTAA
- a CDS encoding M16 family metallopeptidase, with the protein MKKIFLLISMLCLVMPGVFAQSATTSFDVDGIKVIFKPTVKEIINVRVFFRGGVSNYKPEQAGIENFTLAAITQCGTQKYNGNAFRNMADTYSIDIGSASNYDYGDIDMECISKYFDQAWDLLADAIVTPTFDSNEIELLRNKLISRVRQEESDPDNRAEQLLMQNAFEGTPYAIDPSGDEAKLSKFTADDLKAYYKSILNKNQLFIVVAGKISKDELVEKIHASFAALPSKPYTQVNYKEPIWNDNKVVVESRNLSTNYINAIMNAPPVYSADYVPFRLGVSILAGALFSDLRTKLNLSYDPGAVSEMRQMPFARMYVSTNQPKVAVEEMTRMLNLVRVYGATKEGLKHLKSGYIVSNYLKQQSTAAITGSLGIAEILGDWQMDEKLPELINSVTVDQIDIALNQYIVGLRWAYLGDADQAKDAEEAFKQKIR; encoded by the coding sequence ATGAAAAAAATATTTTTATTAATAAGTATGCTATGCCTGGTGATGCCGGGGGTATTTGCGCAATCGGCTACTACTTCGTTTGATGTAGATGGTATAAAGGTGATATTTAAGCCGACTGTAAAAGAGATCATCAATGTACGTGTATTTTTCAGAGGAGGTGTAAGTAATTATAAACCGGAGCAGGCTGGTATTGAGAATTTTACCCTTGCCGCCATTACACAATGCGGCACTCAAAAATACAATGGCAATGCCTTCAGGAATATGGCCGATACGTATAGCATAGATATTGGTTCCGCAAGTAATTATGATTATGGTGATATAGATATGGAATGTATTTCCAAATACTTTGACCAGGCCTGGGACCTGCTTGCTGATGCCATAGTTACCCCCACTTTTGATAGTAATGAAATAGAATTGTTGCGGAATAAATTAATTTCAAGGGTACGGCAGGAAGAATCAGATCCCGACAATCGCGCCGAACAACTGTTGATGCAAAATGCTTTTGAGGGCACGCCCTATGCTATAGATCCCAGTGGTGATGAGGCCAAATTATCTAAATTTACTGCCGATGACCTTAAAGCTTATTACAAAAGCATCCTCAACAAAAATCAACTGTTTATAGTAGTGGCAGGCAAAATAAGTAAGGATGAACTGGTAGAAAAAATACATGCATCATTTGCTGCGCTGCCCTCAAAGCCATATACGCAGGTTAATTACAAAGAACCCATTTGGAACGATAATAAGGTTGTTGTTGAAAGCCGCAACCTATCAACCAATTATATTAATGCGATTATGAATGCCCCGCCTGTTTACAGTGCTGATTATGTGCCTTTCAGGCTCGGTGTTTCTATACTGGCCGGGGCTTTGTTCAGCGATTTGCGTACTAAGCTCAACCTCTCATATGATCCGGGTGCGGTTAGCGAGATGCGGCAGATGCCATTTGCACGTATGTATGTAAGCACTAATCAGCCAAAAGTGGCCGTAGAGGAAATGACCCGCATGCTTAACCTGGTGAGGGTTTATGGTGCAACAAAAGAGGGGCTTAAGCACCTAAAAAGTGGTTACATAGTTAGCAATTATCTGAAACAACAAAGTACAGCGGCAATTACCGGCAGCCTGGGTATTGCCGAAATTTTAGGCGACTGGCAGATGGACGAAAAATTGCCCGAGCTGATCAATAGCGTAACTGTTGACCAGATAGATATAGCGCTGAACCAATATATAGTTGGCCTGCGCTGGGCATATTTAGGGGATGCCGACCAGGCTAAGGACGCGGAGGAGGCTTTTAAACAAAAGATAAGGTAA
- a CDS encoding M16 family metallopeptidase, whose product MIKRSCLLILLIFPLLLQAQSKLPENMFYRTLPNGLAVLVIEDNSVPLATIMITCKNGAYTEAPEFNGLSHLYEHMFFKANKNYKTVDDFLQRMSELGIRSNGSTSFENVNYYFTLPDYNLKDGLDFMNSAIRYPKFDKKEMAHENEVVDAEFQRNESNPGYALSNAMDHHMWGDLFSRKNPIGDHQVIRSATPAMMDSIKNKYYFPNNCLLTIAGNVEHDDVFKQVEHIYGSWKPSGFDPFQKWPIPEFKPLQKTDYFIVESQLSRVPLLMLEWQGPDTRNDVHSTYAADVFSYIVNQNSSKLKKALVQSGLALQCNIGYLTMNHVGPISIMCVPNPMRVKECIAELKKQIDMMDSDDYVTDEQIETAKRKLEVAQIKEKEVTSDFTEVMSFWWASSSIDYYTGYQDNLKKITRADLQTYVRRYIKNKPYCAGLLISPELKDKIHPEDFFTASN is encoded by the coding sequence ATGATAAAGAGGAGCTGCCTGCTTATTTTACTTATTTTTCCCCTGTTGCTGCAGGCACAAAGTAAACTTCCCGAGAATATGTTCTATCGCACGCTGCCTAACGGGCTTGCTGTGCTGGTGATTGAGGATAACAGCGTACCGCTGGCCACAATAATGATCACTTGTAAAAACGGCGCTTATACCGAAGCCCCGGAGTTTAACGGGCTGAGCCATTTATATGAGCACATGTTTTTTAAGGCCAATAAAAACTATAAAACAGTCGACGATTTTTTGCAACGAATGAGCGAATTGGGCATAAGATCAAACGGTTCCACATCATTTGAAAATGTGAACTATTACTTTACCCTGCCCGATTATAATTTAAAGGATGGGCTGGATTTTATGAACTCAGCTATTCGCTACCCTAAGTTTGATAAAAAGGAGATGGCGCATGAAAATGAGGTGGTTGATGCAGAGTTTCAACGGAATGAATCAAACCCGGGCTATGCACTCTCCAACGCGATGGATCACCATATGTGGGGCGACCTATTCAGTCGCAAAAATCCGATTGGCGATCACCAGGTAATACGTTCGGCCACGCCGGCTATGATGGATTCTATCAAGAACAAATACTATTTTCCCAATAATTGCCTGCTGACCATTGCCGGCAATGTTGAACATGATGATGTATTTAAGCAAGTAGAGCATATATATGGCAGCTGGAAACCATCAGGCTTCGATCCGTTCCAAAAATGGCCAATACCGGAGTTTAAGCCGCTACAAAAAACAGATTATTTTATCGTGGAATCGCAGTTATCACGTGTACCATTGCTTATGCTGGAGTGGCAGGGGCCCGATACCCGTAACGATGTGCATTCAACCTACGCGGCAGATGTGTTCTCTTACATAGTAAATCAAAATTCATCAAAATTAAAAAAGGCACTCGTGCAATCGGGGCTGGCCTTGCAATGTAATATTGGCTATTTAACCATGAACCACGTGGGGCCAATCAGCATAATGTGTGTGCCAAACCCTATGAGGGTTAAGGAATGTATAGCAGAGCTGAAAAAACAAATTGATATGATGGACAGCGATGATTATGTAACCGACGAACAGATTGAAACAGCCAAACGAAAACTGGAAGTGGCCCAGATAAAGGAGAAGGAAGTTACCTCTGATTTTACAGAAGTAATGTCGTTTTGGTGGGCATCATCGTCTATTGATTATTATACCGGGTACCAGGATAATCTTAAGAAAATTACCCGTGCCGATCTGCAAACTTATGTGCGCAGGTACATCAAAAATAAGCCTTACTGCGCCGGTTTACTTATCAGTCCGGAGTTAAAGGACAAGATACACCCTGAAGATTTTTTTACAGCATCAAACTAA